A part of Candidatus Electrothrix aestuarii genomic DNA contains:
- a CDS encoding ABC transporter ATP-binding protein, with product MEGELMRNYGYFEEGSVGKVSDLRIWRRILSYCRAHRAGLLLSILLSLLITIATLALPRLMQLGIDQYIAVADLETEARIAGLTHLALIYGGAVLLAFGGGFVQVMLLEYIGQAIMHRLRNDLYGHFLGLDLAFFHRHPVGRLVTRLTNDIQNMHEMFTSVMVTLLNDLLKLLGILVALAFINLRLAAVMALFLPLALMVTLGFSRLAREQFRAVRSQLAVVNSFLQESISAVGLIQLYGREMGSRTRFDVLNNEFMQRTLAQVRLFGFFMPLSEFLSTLAMVVILWYGGAKVLHRQLTIGEFVAFFSYMRLFFQPMRDLSQKYSIVQSALASAERIFQLLDAKSTIHSPEKPICIDEVKGEIRFEQVSFSYQDEASEEQGGSAPAQTQTQTQTEGKGSEVNPDEDEQGVLRKIDLQIRAGETLALVGSTGAGKSTLISLLARFYDPSQGRILLDGHDLRSYAVADLRRKVGLVLQDVLIEPDTVLANISLETGLKRIDVESILALTGMGSFVDRLPQGLDTRIGEGGLELSSGEKQLLAFARILCRKPAVLILDEATSSVDTEAENLLEQALEASFAGRTSIIIAHRLSTVRRADRIVVMDQGRIVEQGSHEELMGQQGIYANLIALDLQGDGAIGITSER from the coding sequence ATGGAGGGCGAGCTGATGCGCAACTATGGGTATTTTGAAGAGGGGAGTGTTGGCAAGGTTTCCGATCTTCGGATCTGGCGGCGCATTCTCAGCTATTGTCGCGCACACAGGGCTGGACTCCTGTTAAGCATTCTCCTCTCTCTTCTCATTACGATCGCTACTCTGGCTCTGCCGCGTCTCATGCAACTGGGTATAGATCAATACATCGCTGTGGCTGACCTGGAGACTGAGGCGCGTATTGCTGGCTTAACCCATTTGGCGCTGATCTATGGTGGTGCTGTGCTCCTGGCCTTTGGCGGCGGATTTGTTCAGGTGATGCTGCTGGAGTACATCGGACAGGCCATTATGCATCGTTTGCGCAATGATTTATATGGTCATTTTCTCGGGCTTGATCTGGCCTTTTTTCACCGCCATCCGGTGGGGCGCCTTGTAACCCGCCTGACCAACGATATTCAGAATATGCACGAGATGTTCACCTCCGTGATGGTGACGCTGTTGAACGATCTCCTGAAGCTTCTGGGTATCTTGGTGGCGCTGGCCTTTATCAATCTCCGCCTTGCTGCGGTCATGGCCCTCTTTCTGCCTCTTGCCCTGATGGTCACCTTGGGCTTTTCCCGGCTGGCCAGAGAGCAGTTTCGGGCTGTGCGGAGTCAGTTAGCTGTTGTGAACTCTTTTCTGCAAGAAAGTATCTCCGCAGTGGGCCTGATCCAGCTATATGGGCGGGAAATGGGCAGCAGAACTCGTTTTGATGTCCTTAATAATGAGTTTATGCAGCGCACCTTGGCTCAGGTACGTCTCTTCGGCTTTTTCATGCCTCTGAGTGAGTTTCTGTCCACCTTGGCAATGGTAGTGATTCTTTGGTACGGCGGTGCCAAGGTTTTGCACCGGCAGCTGACCATTGGTGAGTTTGTTGCCTTTTTTTCCTATATGCGGCTGTTTTTTCAGCCCATGCGTGATCTCTCCCAGAAATACTCCATTGTCCAGTCCGCTTTGGCCTCGGCAGAGCGGATTTTCCAGCTTCTTGACGCAAAGAGCACAATTCACTCCCCTGAAAAGCCGATATGTATTGATGAGGTCAAAGGGGAGATTCGCTTTGAACAGGTCAGTTTTTCTTACCAGGATGAGGCGAGTGAGGAGCAGGGAGGATCTGCTCCAGCACAAACGCAAACGCAAACCCAAACTGAGGGGAAAGGAAGTGAGGTAAATCCCGATGAGGATGAGCAGGGGGTGTTGCGAAAGATTGATTTACAGATCAGGGCCGGAGAAACGCTGGCCTTGGTTGGGTCAACCGGTGCAGGTAAGTCCACCCTGATCAGTCTGCTCGCCAGGTTCTACGATCCCAGTCAGGGACGAATCCTCCTGGATGGGCATGATCTGCGGAGCTATGCCGTAGCAGACCTGCGGCGGAAGGTCGGGCTGGTGTTGCAGGATGTTTTGATTGAACCGGATACGGTCTTGGCGAACATAAGCCTGGAAACCGGCTTGAAGCGGATTGATGTTGAATCCATACTGGCTTTGACCGGCATGGGATCTTTTGTTGACCGTCTTCCTCAGGGCTTAGATACCCGCATCGGGGAAGGCGGGCTTGAGCTTTCCTCGGGCGAGAAACAGCTGCTTGCCTTTGCCCGTATCTTATGCCGTAAGCCAGCTGTGCTTATTCTGGATGAGGCTACCTCCTCGGTGGATACTGAGGCGGAAAATTTGCTGGAGCAGGCCTTGGAGGCCAGTTTTGCCGGGCGTACTTCCATTATCATTGCCCATCGTCTTTCGACGGTGCGGCGGGCGGACCGAATCGTGGTGATGGATCAGGGAAGGATTGTGGAGCAGGGGAGCCATGAGGAGCTGATGGGGCAGCAGGGGATATATGCGAATCTGATTGCTCTTGATTTGCAGGGGGATGGGGCAATAGGGATTACTTCTGAGCGGTAG
- a CDS encoding ABC transporter ATP-binding protein → MTSQEADPSDQSTEPGKPSLATLLALLKPFFARYRYRLLLGFFALLVVDFLQLTIPLYLKKAVDILKDGTASTSALLQIGGFLLLTALCILALRFAWRVLIIGFSRRLEAMLRARLFSHVLDMDRAFFDKHPPGDIMAHASNDLNAVQMATGMGMVAAADALVISVAALALMVSINPFLTLMAILPLPLLGISAWFLSGKLHVRFDQVQHSFGLITEFARNSMVAIRLIKGYTREQQQKKAFAELGEQYVAANIKVAVVQGLLFPISVLVGNLGMMLILYYGGKLVIAEAITLGGFVAFVHYLYMLIWPMMAVGWVTNIAQRGFTSLARIHRLLAAQSQLEGSLQVSEQTEIAGKDFAERFALEPLITLQKLEFSYAGAKSPTLTGMNLELEPGILGIAGRTGSGKSTLCRLLTRQYPVSDDMILFADQDVNCLAPTLVRGQISYVSQNPVLFSATLAENISLAVPHAPQKEIEAVAELAGLHTEILAMEKGYQTRIGERGLRLSGGQKQRLAIARALLADRPVLIIDDALSALDVETEQQVFAGIRARAAGKIVLIVSHRLKLLSGTDLVVLLDQGRIVAIEEHENMLRQNAFYQAMARKQQWRAS, encoded by the coding sequence ATGACTTCACAAGAAGCAGACCCTTCAGACCAGTCCACCGAACCAGGTAAACCCTCCCTGGCGACTCTTCTCGCCCTTCTTAAACCGTTTTTCGCCCGCTACCGTTATCGGCTTCTGCTTGGTTTTTTTGCCTTGCTGGTTGTGGATTTTTTACAGCTGACCATTCCCCTGTATTTGAAAAAGGCTGTTGATATCCTGAAAGACGGCACCGCAAGTACCAGTGCTCTTCTCCAGATAGGTGGTTTTCTTCTGCTCACAGCTCTCTGTATTTTGGCCCTCCGTTTTGCCTGGAGAGTGTTGATTATAGGATTCTCCCGGCGTCTGGAGGCCATGCTGCGTGCTCGTTTATTTTCCCATGTCCTTGATATGGACAGAGCCTTTTTTGATAAGCACCCACCTGGGGATATCATGGCTCATGCGTCTAATGATCTCAATGCCGTGCAGATGGCTACAGGTATGGGGATGGTTGCGGCCGCCGATGCCCTGGTGATCTCTGTGGCCGCTTTGGCTTTGATGGTTTCCATCAATCCCTTCCTGACTCTGATGGCGATTCTCCCCTTGCCCCTTTTGGGGATCAGTGCCTGGTTTCTCTCCGGTAAGCTCCATGTTCGTTTTGATCAGGTGCAGCACTCCTTTGGTCTGATTACGGAATTCGCCCGCAACAGTATGGTCGCTATCCGCCTGATCAAGGGCTATACCCGGGAGCAGCAGCAGAAAAAAGCCTTTGCAGAACTGGGAGAGCAATATGTTGCTGCAAATATCAAGGTGGCGGTGGTCCAGGGGCTCCTTTTCCCTATATCTGTTTTAGTGGGCAATCTGGGGATGATGCTGATCCTCTATTATGGTGGCAAGCTGGTCATTGCTGAAGCGATAACTCTGGGGGGCTTTGTCGCCTTTGTCCATTATCTCTATATGCTGATTTGGCCCATGATGGCTGTGGGCTGGGTGACCAATATCGCCCAGCGTGGTTTTACCTCCCTTGCCCGCATCCATCGTTTGCTGGCAGCGCAGTCTCAGCTTGAGGGCAGTTTGCAGGTGTCTGAGCAAACCGAGATAGCAGGAAAAGATTTTGCAGAGCGCTTTGCTCTGGAACCGTTGATTACTCTGCAAAAGCTGGAATTTTCATATGCAGGAGCCAAGTCCCCTACACTGACTGGGATGAATCTGGAGCTGGAACCGGGCATCCTGGGTATTGCAGGCAGGACAGGCTCTGGAAAATCCACCCTTTGCCGTTTGCTGACCAGGCAGTACCCGGTGTCGGACGATATGATTCTCTTTGCTGATCAGGATGTAAATTGCCTTGCCCCGACATTGGTCCGGGGACAGATTAGCTATGTGAGCCAGAACCCGGTCCTTTTCTCCGCTACTTTGGCGGAGAATATCAGCCTCGCGGTCCCGCATGCCCCACAAAAGGAGATTGAGGCGGTTGCTGAACTGGCTGGACTGCATACAGAGATCCTGGCGATGGAAAAGGGGTATCAAACCAGAATCGGCGAACGGGGCCTGCGTCTTTCCGGGGGGCAAAAGCAGCGTTTGGCCATTGCCCGTGCCCTACTGGCTGACCGACCTGTCCTGATCATTGATGATGCCCTCTCTGCCCTGGATGTGGAGACAGAGCAACAAGTCTTTGCCGGTATTCGTGCCCGTGCTGCTGGTAAAATCGTGCTCATAGTTTCCCATCGCCTCAAATTGCTCTCTGGTACGGATTTAGTTGTGCTTCTTGATCAAGGCAGGATAGTGGCGATTGAGGAGCATGAAAACATGCTGCGCCAAAACGCGTTTTATCAGGCTATGGCCCGGAAGCAGCAATGGAGGGCGAGCTGA
- a CDS encoding response regulator: MRKILIIDDDEQMRNLLCRAMEYAGFEADVASDGRKGLRLFEEAHYDLVITDLIMPEQEGMETITFLRRNHPDIKIIAISGGGRIGPETYLPAAKELGADEAFAKPFPIDDLINAVKRLLNIA; this comes from the coding sequence ATGCGAAAAATACTGATTATAGATGATGATGAACAAATGCGTAATCTGCTCTGTCGGGCTATGGAATATGCCGGATTTGAGGCGGACGTGGCATCGGACGGGAGAAAGGGTTTGCGTTTGTTTGAAGAAGCTCATTATGATCTCGTCATCACAGACCTGATTATGCCGGAGCAGGAGGGAATGGAGACCATCACCTTCCTTCGAAGGAATCATCCTGATATCAAGATTATTGCTATCTCCGGGGGAGGGCGTATCGGGCCGGAAACCTATCTGCCCGCTGCCAAGGAACTGGGCGCAGATGAGGCCTTTGCCAAACCCTTTCCCATTGATGATTTGATTAATGCAGTGAAAAGGCTACTCAATATAGCATAG
- a CDS encoding 2-phospho-L-lactate transferase CofD family protein, with amino-acid sequence MENGTHIPLGELLAGVTKKVFSPLDFMGKGTLAERVLAFALGEAPPHDVPGCTQEDWRRLAAGLGHVDVENVRVVVLGGGTGLSNVVGGDSRRADWKEAPFTGLKEVFPRLHSIVCVTDDGGSTGEMLKDFPLIGLGDLRHVLLASIRSANLKEQYQLDDAAALDTAAALHGFFNFRFNTPPESAAHLWAESGVSPEMFPRPLADYLVDLVQRLLADERMTAALRRPQCLGNLLLAAAVYGKLPAFFRTAELAANQKRIQTAIMDGLADLAQAVGAGSRAVLPCTATPSQLQLLYANGVLVTGERKAGEARRGYPVERTMVRFADEPLLPEAVSQSIAEADIIILAPGSLYSSIIPILQVPGVADLIRQNEKALKLLVANIWVQKGETDATREAPEKRFYASDLIRAYGHNISGGIQGLFSHVLTLDLADIPGSVLQNYILEKKEPIYVDSEKVRELGFEPVRACIFSRNLLQRQRVIQHDPNALALVVRSLWGLRESGYLALPAPAEVSLRGPEFSVRIAPDKLIPCMRYERIARAIEGLEFRYLTLDSDLPENMASSLRQNIAAAVLEILWRHPDIHPDHLQYLRGICLVETSSWKRCQQWDNVFSFYDPEDSCIKIRQDQNDAPERLEAALLIALGQSLLGNYCQEKGMEDVFVQERQVGRLYRLVTRTRQELKCFLSPEELDTYLQLSRMRPVEGERHCYTRLVNGEEGFTPPGLLFGLVFAWYLDNRFVSNVEYKMSVMKNILSDLIPEQVRILRRREELISFFRERIFRDQFFS; translated from the coding sequence GTGGAAAACGGTACACATATTCCTTTAGGCGAGCTCTTAGCCGGGGTAACAAAAAAGGTCTTTTCCCCCCTTGATTTTATGGGCAAGGGGACGCTGGCAGAACGGGTTCTTGCCTTTGCTCTTGGCGAAGCCCCACCCCATGATGTTCCCGGCTGTACTCAGGAAGACTGGCGTCGTCTGGCTGCCGGTCTTGGACACGTGGACGTGGAGAACGTGCGGGTGGTCGTGTTGGGTGGCGGAACCGGTCTGTCTAACGTGGTCGGTGGAGACTCACGGCGTGCAGATTGGAAGGAGGCTCCTTTCACCGGTCTAAAAGAGGTCTTTCCCCGGTTGCACTCCATCGTCTGTGTGACTGACGACGGAGGATCAACCGGGGAAATGCTCAAGGATTTCCCACTGATCGGTTTAGGGGATCTGCGCCATGTTCTGCTAGCCTCTATCCGCAGTGCAAATCTGAAGGAACAATACCAGCTGGACGATGCAGCGGCTCTGGACACAGCGGCTGCTTTGCATGGTTTTTTCAATTTTCGTTTTAATACGCCTCCTGAATCAGCTGCGCATCTCTGGGCTGAGAGTGGGGTGAGCCCGGAGATGTTTCCCCGGCCTTTAGCAGACTATCTTGTTGATCTGGTGCAGCGTCTGCTGGCAGATGAGCGGATGACAGCTGCCCTGCGGCGTCCCCAATGTCTCGGTAATCTTCTGCTGGCTGCTGCGGTTTACGGGAAATTGCCTGCCTTTTTCAGGACAGCGGAATTGGCAGCAAACCAAAAGCGGATCCAGACCGCGATTATGGATGGCTTAGCGGACCTGGCTCAGGCTGTGGGCGCAGGCTCAAGGGCGGTACTCCCCTGCACGGCCACTCCCTCGCAACTGCAACTGCTTTACGCAAATGGTGTGTTAGTGACTGGTGAGCGCAAGGCCGGTGAGGCCCGGCGGGGCTATCCGGTGGAACGGACGATGGTGCGTTTTGCTGATGAGCCGCTTTTGCCTGAGGCGGTGAGTCAGTCTATTGCCGAGGCGGATATTATTATCCTGGCTCCAGGTAGCCTGTATTCCTCTATTATCCCTATCTTGCAGGTGCCTGGGGTTGCTGATCTGATCCGACAGAATGAGAAGGCCCTGAAGCTCCTGGTCGCCAATATTTGGGTCCAGAAAGGAGAAACTGACGCCACCAGGGAGGCCCCAGAAAAGCGTTTTTACGCCTCGGATCTCATTCGTGCCTATGGGCATAATATCTCCGGTGGCATTCAAGGCTTGTTTTCCCATGTCCTCACCCTGGACCTGGCAGATATTCCAGGTTCTGTTTTGCAGAATTATATCCTGGAGAAGAAGGAGCCTATTTACGTTGATAGCGAGAAGGTCCGCGAGCTGGGTTTTGAGCCGGTCCGGGCCTGTATTTTTTCCCGGAATCTTCTCCAGCGGCAGCGGGTTATCCAGCATGACCCCAATGCCCTGGCCCTTGTTGTTCGCAGCTTGTGGGGCTTGCGGGAAAGCGGCTATCTGGCCTTGCCTGCTCCTGCCGAGGTGAGCTTGCGCGGCCCGGAGTTTTCAGTACGGATTGCCCCGGATAAGCTGATTCCCTGCATGCGCTATGAGCGGATTGCCCGTGCCATAGAGGGGTTGGAGTTCCGATATCTCACCCTTGATTCTGATCTGCCGGAAAATATGGCCTCTTCTTTACGACAGAATATCGCAGCTGCTGTTCTTGAGATTCTTTGGCGGCATCCTGACATCCATCCTGATCATCTGCAATATCTGCGAGGAATTTGTTTGGTGGAGACCAGCTCCTGGAAGCGCTGCCAACAATGGGATAATGTTTTTTCCTTTTACGATCCAGAGGATAGTTGTATTAAGATCCGCCAGGATCAAAACGACGCTCCCGAGCGCCTGGAAGCAGCTCTGCTGATCGCTTTGGGCCAGTCCTTGTTGGGGAATTATTGCCAGGAAAAAGGCATGGAAGATGTCTTTGTCCAGGAGCGTCAGGTGGGCAGGCTCTATCGCCTGGTAACAAGAACACGGCAGGAACTTAAGTGTTTTTTATCGCCTGAAGAGTTGGACACCTATTTGCAACTCAGTCGGATGCGGCCGGTAGAAGGAGAAAGGCACTGCTATACCAGATTGGTCAACGGCGAAGAGGGCTTTACACCGCCTGGCCTTCTTTTTGGCCTCGTCTTTGCCTGGTATCTTGATAATCGTTTTGTATCTAATGTGGAATATAAAATGTCTGTTATGAAGAACATTCTTTCTGATTTGATTCCTGAGCAGGTCAGGATTCTGCGCAGACGGGAAGAGTTGATCAGTTTTTTTCGCGAAAGGATTTTTCGTGATCAGTTTTTTTCTTAA